Proteins encoded together in one Streptomyces sp. NBC_01216 window:
- a CDS encoding IS4 family transposase, with amino-acid sequence MSDRIAVGLLTRTFPPELVDRVVAECGRPGVRTRLLPPRVVVYFVLAMCLFSGQGYEEVARLLTQGLAWAKRWSGSWQVPSTAAISRARVKLGPEPMKALFAEVARPLATGETQGARYGRWRLVAIDGTVLGAPDSDVNAAHFGRPKTHRIERCAYPQVQMEALAECGTHAITAAALGPLSSSEPALARSLFSHLCGNDLLLADRGVCGASWWPW; translated from the coding sequence TTGTCGGACCGGATCGCGGTCGGGCTGCTGACGCGTACGTTTCCGCCGGAGCTGGTGGACCGGGTGGTCGCCGAGTGCGGTCGCCCGGGCGTGCGCACTCGGCTGCTGCCGCCGCGGGTGGTGGTCTACTTCGTGCTGGCGATGTGTCTGTTCTCCGGGCAGGGCTATGAGGAGGTCGCACGGCTGTTGACGCAGGGTCTGGCCTGGGCGAAGCGATGGTCGGGCTCGTGGCAGGTGCCGAGCACGGCGGCGATCTCGAGGGCACGGGTGAAGCTGGGGCCGGAGCCGATGAAGGCGCTGTTCGCCGAGGTTGCACGGCCGTTGGCGACCGGGGAGACCCAGGGCGCCCGGTACGGGCGATGGAGGCTCGTGGCGATCGATGGCACGGTCCTCGGCGCACCCGACAGCGATGTGAACGCCGCACACTTCGGGCGGCCGAAGACCCATCGCATCGAACGGTGTGCGTATCCGCAGGTACAGATGGAGGCGCTGGCCGAGTGCGGCACCCACGCCATCACCGCCGCCGCCCTGGGGCCCCTGTCGTCGTCCGAACCAGCCCTGGCCCGCAGCCTGTTCAGCCATCTCTGCGGGAACGATCTGCTGCTGGCCGATCGCGGTGTGTGCGGTGCGAGTTGGTGGCCGTGGTGA